From a single Bacillus sp. NEB1478 genomic region:
- a CDS encoding metallophosphoesterase, with protein MKKPNRWKSKLTAFIIACTMTVPAGQASAYFSGIDKQDGGIGNTTHYLDQVPNIALDPKVDNIIYPLMATPAIKKNGSELTVKVDTKGKEPAGWDISLNPTEAAKVDGSFQLPVKSVKKGSSYWKESSSIYEITVSIPDDVPEELFDLQVSYTGDGSRITDDEPNSVKIIKEYKKDFTFIHLTDIHVGSPRNIADPKNATEAGMWDPDLNKRWLYLQKTIKQVNLLKPDFVVLTGDLMFGQMNPQEYIYEYEETYRILKQFNVPVYLVPGNHDYYAQDATLADGAKYWEQYFGPQYFSFDYGPYAHMIGYNSFDWDKFDRQGHGTVSVPTWGGQVRDQQMDWIKKDLADNGAVSSPEQIKGLFSHHNPIWRDRDIWPASDPNVVDYWKEYDAKHNPQNLSTLLKGEKLGNDYDQQWHGEGAHELIDVMKQNGVDISLHGHTHIDNITEQDGILYSTTSSIELTGKPWVGYRLFEKDPANKKFNSYIYEGPDKSMPVYENGNTAAGVVSFENNFKLPNDGSQVSQTATVTNRLNKPVTISIPFYMKQGIYTPSKGEVIETQLYGTKQFVEVKTTIPANSTQAIDLNR; from the coding sequence ATGAAAAAACCAAATAGATGGAAATCAAAGTTAACTGCTTTTATTATTGCTTGTACGATGACGGTGCCGGCAGGACAGGCTTCTGCTTATTTTTCAGGAATTGACAAGCAAGATGGCGGTATAGGTAATACTACTCATTATTTAGATCAAGTTCCAAATATTGCGCTAGATCCGAAAGTTGATAATATTATTTACCCTCTCATGGCTACACCAGCGATTAAGAAAAATGGATCAGAACTTACGGTTAAGGTAGATACAAAAGGGAAAGAACCAGCAGGCTGGGACATTTCCTTAAATCCTACGGAAGCGGCTAAAGTAGATGGTTCTTTTCAGTTACCAGTTAAAAGTGTGAAAAAAGGATCTTCTTACTGGAAAGAAAGCTCATCTATTTATGAAATTACAGTCTCCATACCAGATGATGTACCGGAAGAACTTTTTGATCTGCAGGTTTCCTATACAGGTGATGGTTCGCGAATTACAGATGATGAGCCAAATTCAGTTAAAATCATAAAAGAATATAAAAAAGATTTTACTTTTATTCATTTAACAGATATTCATGTTGGTTCTCCAAGAAACATAGCAGATCCTAAAAATGCAACTGAAGCGGGAATGTGGGATCCCGACCTGAATAAAAGATGGCTGTATCTTCAAAAAACAATTAAACAAGTCAATTTATTAAAACCTGACTTTGTTGTTTTAACAGGTGATCTTATGTTCGGACAAATGAATCCGCAAGAATATATTTATGAATATGAAGAGACTTATCGAATTCTTAAGCAATTCAATGTTCCTGTTTATCTCGTGCCTGGCAACCATGATTATTATGCTCAGGATGCTACATTAGCAGATGGCGCTAAGTATTGGGAGCAATATTTTGGACCGCAGTACTTCTCGTTTGATTATGGCCCTTATGCACATATGATCGGATATAACTCATTTGATTGGGATAAGTTTGACCGGCAGGGACATGGAACGGTTTCTGTTCCTACATGGGGCGGTCAAGTTCGTGATCAGCAAATGGATTGGATAAAAAAAGACCTGGCTGATAATGGTGCAGTGTCGAGTCCAGAACAGATTAAAGGTTTGTTCTCGCATCACAACCCGATTTGGCGCGACCGTGACATCTGGCCGGCATCTGATCCTAATGTGGTGGATTATTGGAAAGAATATGACGCAAAGCATAACCCGCAAAACTTATCTACGTTGTTAAAAGGAGAAAAGCTTGGAAATGATTATGATCAGCAATGGCATGGTGAAGGAGCGCATGAGCTGATTGATGTGATGAAACAAAACGGTGTGGACATATCCCTTCATGGTCATACACATATTGATAACATCACAGAACAAGATGGCATACTTTACTCAACTACGTCGTCTATTGAGTTAACAGGAAAACCATGGGTAGGTTATCGCTTGTTTGAGAAAGATCCTGCAAATAAGAAATTCAACTCGTATATATACGAAGGTCCGGATAAATCAATGCCGGTCTATGAAAATGGAAACACAGCAGCAGGAGTTGTTTCTTTTGAAAATAACTTTAAATTGCCGAATGATGGATCACAAGTTTCTCAAACTGCAACTGTCACAAATCGGTTAAATAAACCGGTAACGATCAGTATTCCTTTCTATATGAAGCAAGGCATCTATACACCGTCTAAGGGAGAAGTGATTGAAACGCAGCTTTACGGAACAAAACAATTTGTAGAAGTAAAAACGACGATCCCGGCCAACTCTACTCAAGCAATCGATCTAAATCGTTAA
- a CDS encoding helix-turn-helix domain-containing protein — translation MTQSEIIDLLTNKIKLVRTELGYTQDKMADILGISKKTLVQIEKERVKASWTVIVALCALFRNSEILYHSLGGDPLEVMEVVVHDYVASPKEKTWGGHLWWKEVLSQNGFKLQQNVISKHYRILDENDYRIYSSYDEDEAKNRLKEI, via the coding sequence ATGACACAGAGTGAGATTATCGACCTGTTGACTAATAAAATTAAACTCGTTCGAACAGAACTAGGTTATACACAAGATAAAATGGCGGATATTTTAGGGATTTCTAAAAAAACACTGGTCCAAATTGAAAAAGAGAGAGTAAAGGCGAGCTGGACGGTGATCGTTGCTTTATGTGCTCTCTTTCGGAATTCTGAAATTTTATATCACTCATTAGGCGGTGATCCGTTGGAAGTGATGGAAGTGGTTGTTCATGATTATGTGGCAAGTCCTAAGGAGAAAACGTGGGGCGGTCATTTGTGGTGGAAAGAAGTGCTTTCACAAAATGGTTTTAAGCTTCAGCAAAATGTGATCAGTAAGCATTATCGAATACTGGATGAAAATGATTACAGAATATACAGCTCTTATGATGAAGATGAGGCAAAAAATCGACTGAAAGAAATATAA
- a CDS encoding PAS domain S-box protein — MNILEHDELPSVSTFKEMIDVLPEFVCLKYPNGTWAEANRFALNIYGIYENPYKGKQLDELQTRLPQEMIERCKLSDQKAWSTRKNIKIMEKITLENGRIVMLELIKHPTYTDDGEPQMLVVTGRDITSHKQKEEELSVALDLLESVLKGTTDAILILNTRQEVIKVNDAFVQMFGWAEEDFAEDNPSQPVITPDYLKEESIEIIQLLKQGQSVPLHETQRIHKDGTVFDVSASFSNICDMKGKIMGFVIVYRDITSQKKVERALRESEAKYRLIAENSTDLITVIDPDGSVQYVSPSHFAVLGYEEGEVKGSILDLIHPDDIEGISEHFSKSLTNKEMFQTEFRLCHRNGNWMLIEVSGVPVMTKDGQVESLVTFARDVTKAKQTEELMLKSEKLSVLGELAAGVAHEIRNPLTSLKGFTKLLSDADDGIRQEYLRIMESELNRINDIVSELMLVAKPQAVSFEYTNMKDLIYSVVRLLETQAIIKNIQIWVNIQDNIPPVYGVENQLKQLFINLLKNAIESMDADGEIHIKIERRDNSIVIVMKDEGCGIPPERLKTLGEPFYTTKEKGTGLGLMVCFKIIEEHGGEIRFSSVEGQGTKVEIEVPTYPVHEV; from the coding sequence ATGAACATATTAGAACACGACGAACTTCCTTCAGTAAGTACATTTAAAGAAATGATAGATGTTCTTCCTGAATTTGTGTGTTTGAAATATCCGAATGGAACTTGGGCAGAAGCAAACCGCTTTGCATTAAATATTTATGGAATATATGAAAATCCTTACAAAGGAAAACAACTGGACGAACTTCAAACAAGGCTTCCTCAAGAAATGATTGAGCGCTGTAAATTATCTGATCAAAAGGCATGGAGCACCAGGAAAAACATTAAAATAATGGAAAAGATCACATTGGAGAACGGCCGCATCGTTATGCTGGAATTAATTAAGCATCCAACATATACAGATGACGGAGAACCTCAGATGCTGGTTGTAACGGGAAGAGATATAACGTCACATAAGCAAAAAGAAGAAGAGTTGAGCGTGGCACTAGATTTATTAGAATCTGTTTTAAAAGGAACAACTGATGCTATTCTTATTTTAAATACAAGACAAGAAGTTATTAAGGTCAACGATGCTTTTGTGCAGATGTTCGGCTGGGCTGAGGAAGATTTTGCAGAAGATAATCCTTCACAGCCAGTCATTACACCAGATTATTTAAAAGAAGAATCTATTGAAATCATACAGCTTCTTAAGCAAGGACAGTCTGTTCCCCTCCATGAAACACAAAGAATTCATAAGGATGGAACAGTTTTTGATGTGTCTGCTTCTTTTTCAAACATCTGTGATATGAAAGGGAAAATAATGGGGTTTGTTATCGTCTACAGGGATATTACATCACAGAAAAAAGTGGAAAGAGCATTGCGCGAAAGTGAAGCAAAGTATCGTTTAATTGCGGAAAACTCTACTGACTTGATTACTGTTATTGATCCTGACGGGTCTGTTCAATATGTATCCCCATCCCACTTCGCTGTTCTAGGTTACGAAGAAGGTGAAGTTAAAGGGTCGATATTAGACCTTATTCATCCTGATGATATTGAAGGGATAAGTGAGCATTTTTCAAAGTCTCTTACTAATAAAGAGATGTTTCAAACTGAATTCAGATTATGTCATCGTAATGGAAACTGGATGTTAATAGAAGTGAGCGGTGTTCCTGTTATGACAAAAGATGGGCAAGTAGAAAGTTTAGTAACCTTTGCGCGAGATGTGACGAAAGCGAAACAAACTGAAGAACTTATGCTTAAATCAGAGAAGTTATCTGTCCTTGGTGAATTGGCTGCAGGCGTTGCGCATGAAATCAGGAATCCACTGACTTCATTAAAAGGGTTTACGAAATTACTATCTGATGCTGATGATGGAATTCGGCAAGAATATTTACGGATTATGGAGTCAGAACTCAACCGGATCAACGATATCGTGAGTGAATTAATGTTAGTAGCCAAACCGCAGGCAGTCAGTTTTGAATATACGAACATGAAAGACTTAATTTATAGTGTTGTCAGGCTTTTGGAAACACAAGCGATTATTAAAAACATTCAAATCTGGGTTAACATCCAAGACAATATTCCGCCAGTATATGGGGTGGAGAACCAGTTGAAGCAGCTTTTTATCAATCTACTGAAAAACGCGATAGAGAGCATGGATGCTGATGGTGAAATTCACATCAAAATCGAGAGGCGGGATAATTCTATTGTGATCGTTATGAAGGATGAGGGATGCGGAATTCCTCCAGAGCGTCTAAAAACTTTAGGAGAACCTTTTTATACAACGAAAGAGAAAGGAACTGGCCTTGGCTTAATGGTTTGTTTTAAAATCATAGAAGAACATGGCGGCGAGATTCGTTTCTCTTCTGTTGAAGGTCAAGGAACTAAGGTGGAAATCGAAGTTCCAACATATCCTGTTCATGAGGTTTAA
- a CDS encoding HU family DNA-binding protein, with protein sequence MKKMDLVDAVRNATSMNKKESALAVDAVLNAITDALKNGESVQLIGFGTFETRNRNARKGRNPLTGEEIMIQASNVPAFKPGKSLKEAVKAV encoded by the coding sequence ATGAAAAAAATGGATTTAGTAGATGCAGTACGTAATGCAACAAGCATGAACAAAAAGGAATCAGCTCTTGCGGTTGATGCGGTATTAAATGCAATTACAGATGCTTTGAAAAACGGTGAAAGTGTTCAGTTGATTGGATTTGGAACATTTGAAACCCGCAACCGCAACGCACGTAAAGGACGCAATCCTTTAACTGGTGAAGAAATCATGATCCAGGCAAGCAATGTTCCTGCATTTAAGCCAGGGAAATCGCTAAAAGAAGCAGTAAAAGCGGTATAA
- a CDS encoding glucose 1-dehydrogenase — protein sequence MYLPSFSLNGKKALVTGAGRGIGRALAIGFAEAGADVVLVSRTQADLEEVAGHIRELGRTAFIHEADVTNKNHVESIFSELDSKQLSIDILVNNAGMNIRSKALDVSDDEWDTIMNTNLRSAFWFSQKAGERMKENGGGKIITISSVAGHVALRTGVVYASTKAAIIQMTKNLALEWGQFGINVNSIGPWYFKTPLTEKLLADQEYLNDILAVTPQKRVGELPDLVGPAVFLASDAANYVNGQTLFVDGGMTIQGF from the coding sequence ATGTATTTACCATCATTTTCATTAAACGGAAAAAAAGCTCTTGTTACAGGTGCAGGAAGAGGGATTGGGCGTGCTCTTGCAATTGGATTTGCAGAAGCTGGAGCAGATGTTGTCCTCGTGTCCCGAACTCAAGCTGATCTGGAAGAAGTGGCTGGTCATATTAGAGAGCTGGGAAGAACTGCCTTCATACATGAAGCAGACGTCACGAATAAAAACCATGTCGAATCCATTTTTAGTGAGCTGGATTCAAAACAACTCAGCATCGATATTTTAGTCAATAATGCAGGCATGAACATACGTTCAAAGGCTCTGGACGTGTCTGATGATGAATGGGACACAATTATGAATACGAATCTTAGATCTGCCTTCTGGTTTTCGCAAAAAGCTGGAGAACGCATGAAAGAAAACGGCGGAGGGAAAATTATTACGATTTCTTCTGTTGCTGGCCATGTTGCGCTTAGAACCGGAGTTGTCTATGCTTCAACGAAAGCTGCGATTATCCAGATGACTAAGAATCTGGCATTGGAGTGGGGACAGTTCGGTATCAATGTGAACAGCATCGGTCCTTGGTACTTTAAAACACCGTTAACAGAAAAACTGCTCGCTGATCAAGAATACTTGAATGATATTTTGGCTGTTACTCCGCAAAAGAGAGTGGGAGAATTGCCGGATCTCGTTGGCCCCGCTGTCTTTTTAGCAAGTGATGCCGCAAATTATGTGAATGGACAGACTTTGTTTGTAGACGGCGGAATGACCATTCAAGGTTTTTAA
- a CDS encoding DEAD/DEAH box helicase, whose product MIDTSNLLLHTKWLQGNMVLWATRKEKRVHVSDWKPLLFTWHQPSFYGTMLDSDDHQNVYLNAGDAFLLFNRYPDFFIAEHNWDGESLETVHEANDIFKLMKKERVIPDFEAWKDGIWSWKAEGKRIETPWINEALATLPESGSEVVPSSFRGDLVKGISRPVISALKNLDETEWLIKIGWRMDPKPFSIIFELNEPFDGADKDEWTIHAFLQEKGEGIRVPYKGKSTLYPDDWKSYKDAVEQDIELASKLISWLKIGNKNEIKEVISEKEAWDFLTGKSDLLTQIGISVSLPEWWKTVQDMQPKVKAKIKTKPQAGGAAPSFLGLNAIMQFDWRLSTGDEELSEDEFRKLVDGSRRLVRRNGQWYRVDPEWMKQVRSLIKNVDRSGIQLKDVLEQHLLNMETNPADDIFEMEAEGPMLDMEWDEPLNLWMDQLSEVKTIPVEPKAENLQGTLRDYQVTGSSWMYFLRKFGLGACLADDMGLGKTVQTIDYFLKVKEKGEQEGTFLLICPTSVIGNWQKELEHFSPLLKVGLHYGANRKKGEDFHEWYKQFDVVITSYTTSQLDQKETGEVLWEAIVLDEAQNIKNSYTKQSRSIRKLNGRHKIGLTGTPVENRLLELWAIFDFLNPGYLGSEPSFQKKFVLPVEKDNDHERLGQLKKLVQPFLLRRTKMDPAVQLNLPEKQEIKEYCPLTKDQASLYERLVQDTFEQLEKVTGMQRRGLLLAMLGKLKQICDHPYLYTKNDKLAKAEDQSAKFSKMIELLDAILEKDEKCLIFTQFIFMGDMIKRYVEKKFGKPVLFLHGSLTKQKRDEMIESFQNGENPIFVLSLKAGGTGLNLTEANHVIHYDRWWNPAVENQATDRAHRIGQKKFVTVHKMITLGTLEEKIDMMLESKKELSEKVIQSENWITELSTDELKDLFTLRKEWVKS is encoded by the coding sequence ATGATCGATACAAGCAATCTTTTACTTCATACAAAATGGCTGCAAGGCAATATGGTCTTGTGGGCGACAAGAAAAGAAAAAAGAGTGCATGTCAGCGACTGGAAACCTTTGTTATTCACATGGCATCAGCCTTCCTTTTATGGTACTATGCTTGACTCTGACGATCATCAAAATGTGTATTTAAATGCCGGCGATGCTTTTTTATTGTTTAACCGATATCCTGATTTTTTTATTGCTGAACATAATTGGGATGGAGAATCATTGGAAACCGTACACGAAGCAAATGATATTTTTAAATTAATGAAAAAAGAACGTGTTATTCCTGATTTCGAGGCATGGAAAGATGGGATATGGTCTTGGAAGGCTGAAGGTAAGCGGATTGAAACACCTTGGATCAATGAGGCACTTGCTACTCTTCCAGAGAGTGGTTCTGAGGTTGTTCCATCTTCTTTTCGCGGAGACCTTGTAAAAGGTATTTCCAGGCCGGTTATTTCGGCTTTGAAGAACTTAGATGAAACCGAATGGCTGATCAAAATTGGCTGGCGTATGGATCCAAAACCTTTTTCTATTATTTTTGAACTGAACGAACCATTTGATGGTGCAGATAAAGATGAATGGACGATACATGCTTTTTTACAAGAAAAAGGAGAAGGAATCCGTGTTCCTTACAAAGGAAAAAGTACACTATATCCTGATGATTGGAAATCCTATAAAGACGCCGTCGAACAAGATATAGAGCTTGCATCAAAACTGATTTCCTGGTTGAAAATAGGCAATAAAAATGAGATCAAGGAAGTAATATCGGAAAAAGAAGCTTGGGACTTCTTAACTGGGAAGAGTGATCTTTTGACCCAGATTGGTATTTCTGTTTCTTTACCGGAATGGTGGAAAACTGTACAGGACATGCAGCCAAAGGTTAAAGCGAAAATTAAAACGAAACCGCAAGCTGGCGGAGCGGCCCCATCTTTTCTCGGATTAAATGCGATCATGCAATTTGATTGGAGGCTATCTACCGGCGATGAGGAGCTTTCAGAAGACGAGTTTAGAAAGCTTGTTGATGGCAGCAGAAGACTAGTTAGAAGAAATGGACAATGGTACCGTGTTGATCCGGAGTGGATGAAACAAGTCCGGAGTCTCATAAAAAATGTCGACCGGTCAGGAATTCAATTAAAAGATGTATTAGAACAGCATCTTTTAAACATGGAGACGAATCCTGCTGATGATATTTTCGAGATGGAAGCTGAAGGTCCGATGCTTGATATGGAATGGGATGAACCGCTTAACTTATGGATGGATCAGTTATCCGAAGTGAAAACGATCCCGGTTGAACCAAAAGCAGAAAATCTTCAAGGTACATTAAGAGACTATCAGGTCACAGGAAGCTCTTGGATGTATTTTCTACGCAAGTTTGGTCTTGGAGCTTGCCTGGCGGATGATATGGGACTTGGTAAAACTGTTCAGACGATAGATTATTTCTTAAAAGTGAAGGAAAAAGGAGAACAGGAAGGGACATTTTTACTCATTTGTCCTACTTCCGTTATCGGAAACTGGCAAAAAGAACTGGAGCACTTTTCACCATTACTGAAAGTTGGTCTGCATTATGGTGCAAATAGGAAAAAAGGTGAGGATTTTCACGAATGGTACAAACAGTTTGATGTTGTGATCACTTCTTATACGACGAGCCAGCTGGATCAGAAAGAGACTGGTGAAGTTTTATGGGAAGCCATCGTGTTAGATGAAGCGCAAAATATTAAGAACAGCTATACGAAACAATCGAGGAGTATTCGTAAGCTAAACGGCCGTCATAAAATAGGTCTTACTGGAACGCCTGTTGAAAATCGCTTATTGGAGCTTTGGGCTATTTTTGATTTTCTTAATCCTGGCTATCTCGGCAGTGAGCCGTCTTTTCAGAAAAAGTTTGTGCTGCCAGTGGAAAAAGATAATGATCATGAACGTCTTGGACAATTAAAAAAGCTCGTTCAGCCTTTCTTGCTGCGGCGGACGAAGATGGACCCGGCTGTTCAGCTCAATCTGCCTGAAAAACAAGAAATCAAAGAATACTGTCCTTTAACAAAGGATCAAGCTTCATTATATGAAAGACTTGTTCAGGATACGTTTGAACAGTTAGAAAAAGTAACAGGCATGCAGCGGCGCGGGCTTCTTCTCGCCATGCTCGGAAAGCTTAAACAAATTTGTGATCATCCATACCTCTACACAAAAAATGATAAGCTAGCTAAGGCAGAGGATCAGTCTGCTAAGTTTTCAAAAATGATTGAATTGCTGGATGCTATTCTTGAAAAGGATGAAAAGTGTCTGATCTTCACTCAATTCATTTTTATGGGAGATATGATTAAAAGGTATGTGGAGAAAAAATTTGGAAAGCCCGTATTATTTTTGCACGGCAGTTTAACTAAACAAAAGCGTGACGAAATGATCGAAAGCTTTCAAAATGGAGAAAATCCCATTTTCGTTTTGTCTTTAAAAGCTGGTGGAACGGGCTTGAACTTAACAGAAGCAAACCATGTCATTCATTATGATAGATGGTGGAATCCAGCTGTTGAGAATCAAGCAACAGATCGTGCTCATCGTATTGGTCAGAAAAAATTCGTTACTGTCCACAAGATGATAACACTGGGGACACTGGAAGAGAAAATCGATATGATGCTTGAAAGTAAGAAGGAACTCTCTGAGAAGGTGATTCAAAGTGAGAACTGGATTACTGAATTATCAACAGACGAATTAAAAGACCTGTTCACTCTTAGAAAAGAGTGGGTAAAATCATAA
- a CDS encoding aspartyl-phosphate phosphatase Spo0E family protein, whose translation MKEKTMLDRISLLREELYRTSSMLNHELAHPKLVKVSQQLDKLLNQYNSVVQK comes from the coding sequence ATGAAGGAGAAGACGATGCTTGACCGCATTTCTTTGCTGAGAGAAGAACTCTATCGAACTTCATCTATGTTAAATCATGAATTAGCTCACCCTAAGTTAGTAAAGGTTAGCCAGCAGCTAGATAAATTACTCAATCAATACAACAGTGTTGTACAAAAGTAA
- a CDS encoding cation:proton antiporter, producing the protein MHHSLNVALILLAVAVGVTALAKKWHKPYPIALVIVGGIIGLVPVPSLEPVKGIIEEGHTFQFIIISLLLPTLLGEASLKLPFSHLRDNTKSILALALGGTLITFSIVGTSSYFGLGMGVQTAFVFAALMSATDPVSVLSIFKSLGVNRRLATIIEGESLFNDGVAVVLFMITSVYLPSYIQMGAGGITATIIILVKVALGGALIGGALGYVFSKITSWYDDYPLEILFSLLLFYGSFSIAESIHVSGVIAVVVAGLIFGNYGAKIGMSPTTKVNIHSFWDVLALFANSLVFLLVGLEIAYINIGNKFGLIIGAILIVLAARTIAVYVSLVPVKGIPSKWKHILNWGGLKGSLSIALALSLPGDFPGREDIIVLSFSIVFFSLLVQGLTIPALIKRLNIKGHEKEKTEYDVTLAAVHRYDYALKRLQKLKNEAVISSVVFDRMNKLYEYRRDEEKKKLDDMYESHPEWKRSQERLAKIELLYAEHEAVERLLRKEMISTKLAEEEIERIVDEIEKCKNEDQEL; encoded by the coding sequence ATGCATCACTCATTGAATGTAGCCTTAATTTTATTAGCAGTAGCAGTTGGAGTGACAGCTCTAGCGAAAAAATGGCACAAACCTTATCCGATTGCACTTGTTATAGTTGGGGGAATCATCGGTCTGGTTCCAGTACCCTCGCTAGAACCTGTTAAAGGAATTATAGAAGAAGGGCATACATTTCAATTCATCATCATTTCGTTATTATTGCCTACATTACTTGGTGAGGCTAGTTTGAAGCTGCCTTTTAGCCATTTGCGTGATAATACGAAGTCAATTTTGGCATTAGCATTAGGCGGAACTTTAATCACTTTTAGTATAGTTGGAACATCCTCTTATTTTGGACTAGGGATGGGTGTACAAACGGCCTTTGTTTTTGCAGCGCTAATGAGTGCTACAGATCCTGTTTCTGTCTTAAGTATATTTAAATCTCTTGGGGTAAACCGGAGATTAGCCACCATTATTGAAGGTGAAAGTTTGTTTAACGATGGTGTAGCCGTTGTATTGTTCATGATTACTTCTGTTTATCTTCCTTCATACATACAGATGGGTGCTGGAGGAATAACTGCAACAATTATTATACTAGTAAAAGTTGCGTTAGGCGGTGCTCTCATTGGAGGTGCGCTGGGTTATGTATTTTCTAAGATTACAAGCTGGTATGATGATTATCCTTTAGAAATTCTGTTTTCACTTTTGTTATTTTACGGAAGCTTTTCAATAGCTGAGTCCATTCATGTTTCAGGGGTTATCGCTGTTGTAGTAGCAGGACTGATCTTTGGCAATTATGGAGCAAAGATTGGGATGAGTCCGACTACAAAAGTAAACATACATTCGTTTTGGGATGTGCTGGCCCTATTTGCAAATTCACTTGTTTTTTTGTTAGTAGGATTAGAAATCGCTTATATTAATATCGGGAACAAGTTTGGTTTAATCATTGGTGCTATTTTAATAGTTCTTGCTGCGAGAACGATTGCTGTTTATGTATCCTTGGTTCCGGTTAAAGGAATCCCTTCCAAGTGGAAGCACATTTTAAATTGGGGCGGATTAAAAGGATCTTTGTCCATCGCACTTGCTCTAAGTTTGCCAGGAGATTTTCCTGGGAGAGAAGATATTATTGTCCTTTCATTCAGTATTGTTTTCTTTTCATTGCTTGTCCAAGGCTTGACGATACCAGCACTTATAAAACGATTAAACATAAAAGGGCACGAGAAAGAAAAAACAGAATACGATGTTACGTTAGCTGCTGTCCACCGTTATGATTATGCATTAAAAAGGCTTCAGAAACTGAAGAATGAGGCAGTGATTTCCAGTGTGGTTTTTGATCGGATGAATAAACTTTACGAATATAGAAGAGATGAAGAAAAGAAAAAACTAGATGATATGTACGAATCACATCCTGAATGGAAAAGGTCACAAGAACGATTGGCTAAAATTGAATTGCTTTATGCAGAACATGAGGCTGTGGAGAGGCTTTTGCGTAAAGAGATGATTTCAACCAAGCTGGCTGAAGAAGAAATAGAGAGGATCGTTGATGAAATTGAAAAGTGCAAAAATGAGGATCAGGAGCTGTAA
- a CDS encoding aspartyl-phosphate phosphatase Spo0E family protein: MLLQLIEEKREVLLCLGKTFGLTAKETVICSQELDQLLNRLNADLPDSQEK, encoded by the coding sequence ATGTTGTTACAATTAATTGAAGAAAAAAGAGAAGTGCTTCTTTGTCTTGGAAAAACATTTGGCCTTACAGCTAAAGAAACAGTTATTTGCAGTCAAGAATTGGACCAACTTTTAAATCGATTAAATGCAGACTTACCTGATTCACAAGAAAAATAG
- a CDS encoding 3D domain-containing protein — MIKKWVITGALAFGLLISSPLSGQAAMGDHTLRPGVWDQDVHELQAKLKAMGFFDFPVTTGYYGPVTKQSVLDFQRSKGISVDGIAGQQTFSTIKNNLQSKSMTVSATAYTSECEGCSGVTASGTSLIDYPYAKIIAVDPDVIPMGTVVYVPGYGYAVAADTGGGINGNEIDVFMNDYSKAVNWGRKTVNISILH; from the coding sequence ATGATAAAAAAATGGGTAATTACAGGGGCATTAGCATTTGGTTTACTAATTTCATCACCACTAAGCGGACAAGCTGCAATGGGAGATCATACTCTTCGTCCTGGCGTATGGGATCAAGATGTCCATGAACTTCAAGCAAAATTAAAAGCGATGGGATTCTTTGATTTCCCTGTTACAACTGGATATTATGGACCTGTTACTAAACAATCTGTACTTGATTTCCAGCGTTCAAAAGGTATTTCTGTAGATGGAATCGCAGGACAACAAACATTCAGCACGATCAAAAACAACTTGCAATCAAAAAGTATGACTGTTTCAGCCACTGCCTATACAAGCGAATGTGAAGGCTGCAGCGGTGTTACTGCAAGCGGGACAAGTCTAATTGACTATCCATACGCAAAAATTATCGCGGTTGATCCTGACGTAATTCCAATGGGAACTGTGGTTTATGTCCCTGGATATGGCTATGCGGTTGCAGCTGATACTGGCGGAGGAATCAATGGCAATGAAATTGACGTTTTTATGAATGATTATTCCAAAGCTGTTAATTGGGGAAGAAAAACGGTAAATATCTCAATCTTGCACTAA